A window of Armatimonadota bacterium contains these coding sequences:
- a CDS encoding 7-cyano-7-deazaguanine synthase, translating to MRVSQVDELVQEIRGVTGGRPVVVAFSGGLDSTVVAALCRRALGPDNVLLVTVNMGQYAYHRGNEIVLEIADALGLRQRCLIGQPMQDRIMASGPACNRCTRDIKLGLVKAAAQGRLVLTGANRSDTWGRFGLRVCNGYYAPLLDLDKEQIRALAAELGVTPPRIGENPGREGCKLKHLLKPLANRDYHGRAVAAANEVVLEVVRRTGFAAELANVKIVGPLRRNIGLVNLHPRPPDGVTRSVLLALAQLPELDEVHIVDKPLVLVAKANPSILGDVQARYWLQHGRMQPDFAQPIEVEWHPARNRKLKTFHVVAFRWADPGAA from the coding sequence GTGCGCGTGTCACAGGTCGACGAACTCGTCCAGGAGATCCGGGGGGTCACCGGAGGGCGGCCCGTGGTGGTCGCCTTCAGCGGCGGGCTGGACAGCACCGTCGTGGCCGCGCTGTGCCGGCGGGCGCTGGGCCCCGACAACGTGCTGCTGGTCACCGTGAACATGGGGCAGTACGCGTACCACCGCGGCAACGAGATCGTGCTGGAGATCGCCGACGCCCTCGGGCTGCGCCAGCGCTGCCTGATCGGCCAGCCGATGCAGGACCGGATCATGGCGTCCGGCCCTGCATGCAACCGGTGCACACGGGACATCAAGCTGGGCCTGGTCAAGGCGGCGGCCCAGGGGCGCCTCGTCCTCACCGGCGCCAACCGATCGGACACGTGGGGCCGCTTCGGGCTGCGGGTGTGCAACGGGTACTACGCGCCGCTGCTGGACCTGGACAAGGAGCAGATCCGAGCCCTGGCCGCCGAGCTCGGCGTCACCCCTCCCCGGATCGGCGAGAACCCGGGCCGGGAGGGGTGCAAACTCAAGCACCTGCTCAAGCCGCTGGCCAACCGCGACTACCACGGACGCGCCGTGGCGGCGGCCAACGAGGTCGTGTTGGAGGTCGTGAGGCGGACGGGGTTTGCGGCCGAACTCGCCAACGTGAAGATCGTCGGTCCGCTGCGGCGCAACATCGGTCTGGTAAACCTTCACCCTCGCCCGCCGGACGGCGTGACACGATCCGTGCTGCTCGCTCTCGCCCAACTGCCCGAACTGGACGAGGTGCACATCGTGGACAAGCCCTTGGTCCTGGTGGCGAAGGCGAACCCCTCAATCCTGGGGGACGTCCAGGCCCGCTACTGGCTGCAGCACGGTCGGATGCAGCCCGACTTTGCACAGCCCATCGAGGTGGAGTGGCATCCGGCCCGGAACCGGAAACTGAAGACCTTCCACGTGGTCGCCTTCCGGTGGGCGGATCCGGGGGCGGCCTAG
- a CDS encoding glutathione ABC transporter substrate-binding protein — MSRRLALVIVAAFVAAVLVLPATGAPATPQAGGTLIIGRGADSVTLSPYASASPDAEVIAHIAETLYQLTPEGRIVPLLAEAMPTLSPDARTMTIRLRTGIRFHDGTPFDAAAVKWNFDFILNPDNRAPFRAILLGEVASVDAVDARTVRLNLRRPFVPLLAHLTHDFLAIHSPTAVQRAGGMRPPTGEPYGRQPVGTGPYRFREWVRGDRIVLERNPDYWGPRKPLLDQIVWRVIPDDGARVLALEGGQIHVAVRVPPRETTRLALNQALRIDRTSSVRTIYIAFNNQKPPFNDVRVRQAFNYAVNKRAIAQTVLGGAARVSDAPISPGIVGYSGIQAGGYPYDVNRARQLLAEAGHGGGVNVTILHPTGRYVQDAQVAAAVQAQLRAAGINARLQTMEWAAYLSFTNQPPDRTPVESFMLGWGTVTGDADYGLYSLFHSSQWAPAGFNRFFYRNPQVDSLLDQARAMTDAARRAATYREAMEIIWRDAPWLFLHSESQVTGVRREVQDLLVHPTERIVAFHAWLRR, encoded by the coding sequence GTGTCCAGACGACTCGCGCTGGTGATCGTCGCCGCGTTCGTGGCGGCGGTGTTGGTCCTTCCGGCGACGGGCGCGCCCGCGACGCCTCAGGCGGGCGGCACGCTGATCATCGGGCGGGGGGCCGACTCGGTGACGCTCAGCCCGTACGCTTCGGCTTCTCCGGACGCCGAGGTGATCGCGCACATCGCCGAGACGCTCTACCAACTCACGCCGGAGGGGCGGATCGTCCCGCTGCTCGCGGAGGCGATGCCGACCCTGTCGCCCGACGCGCGGACGATGACGATCCGCCTGCGGACGGGCATCCGGTTCCACGACGGCACGCCGTTCGACGCCGCGGCGGTGAAGTGGAACTTCGACTTCATCCTCAACCCCGACAACCGGGCACCGTTCCGTGCGATCCTGCTCGGCGAGGTGGCCAGCGTTGACGCCGTGGACGCGCGGACGGTGCGCCTGAACCTGCGGCGCCCGTTCGTGCCGCTGCTCGCACACCTGACGCACGACTTCCTCGCGATCCACAGCCCGACGGCGGTGCAGCGGGCCGGCGGCATGCGGCCGCCCACCGGCGAACCCTACGGGCGGCAGCCGGTCGGCACGGGGCCGTACCGGTTCCGCGAGTGGGTGCGCGGTGACCGCATCGTGCTCGAGCGCAACCCCGACTACTGGGGTCCGCGCAAGCCCCTGCTCGACCAGATCGTGTGGCGTGTCATCCCCGACGACGGGGCGCGCGTGCTCGCGCTGGAAGGTGGGCAGATCCACGTCGCCGTCCGCGTACCTCCGCGGGAGACGACGCGCCTGGCCCTGAACCAGGCGCTGCGGATCGACCGTACGAGCAGCGTGCGCACGATCTACATCGCCTTCAACAACCAAAAGCCACCGTTCAACGACGTCCGCGTCCGACAGGCGTTCAACTACGCCGTGAACAAGCGCGCGATCGCGCAGACGGTGCTGGGCGGTGCGGCGCGGGTCTCGGACGCTCCCATCTCGCCCGGCATCGTCGGCTACAGTGGGATCCAGGCGGGCGGGTATCCCTACGACGTCAACCGGGCGCGGCAACTGCTCGCCGAAGCCGGGCACGGTGGCGGGGTGAACGTCACGATCCTGCACCCGACCGGGCGGTACGTGCAGGACGCGCAGGTCGCTGCGGCCGTCCAGGCCCAGCTGCGCGCAGCCGGCATCAACGCGCGGCTGCAGACGATGGAGTGGGCAGCCTACCTATCGTTCACCAACCAGCCGCCGGACCGCACGCCGGTGGAGTCGTTCATGCTCGGCTGGGGCACGGTCACGGGCGACGCCGACTATGGCCTGTACAGCCTGTTCCACAGCAGCCAGTGGGCGCCGGCGGGCTTCAACCGATTCTTCTACCGGAACCCGCAGGTGGACAGCCTGCTCGACCAGGCGCGCGCGATGACGGACGCGGCACGCCGGGCGGCGACGTACCGGGAGGCGATGGAGATCATCTGGCGCGACGCGCCGTGGCTGTTCCTGCACAGCGAGTCGCAGGTAACCGGTGTGCGGCGTGAGGTGCAGGATCTGCTGGTCCACCCGACGGAGCGCATCGTCGCGTTCCACGCCTGGCTGCGGCGGTAG
- a CDS encoding ABC transporter permease, which yields MWRYLLKRVLLAIPVLLGVSIVVFAMVRFIPGDPAQIMAGQAATQEVVEQIRESLGLDQPILVQYAYFLRNALTGDLGRSLFSGVPVSEELGQRFPRTVRLALASIFVAALIGIPAGILSATRHLSWVDSIVMILALAGVSIPVFWLGLNLILVFSVRLHWMPAFGYETWRHLVLPSITLGTASAAIIARMTRSAMLEVLRQDYVRTARAKGLAERVVVNHHALRNALIPVVTVVGLQLGALLSGAVLTETVFSWPGIGKLLVDSVLARDYPIIQGAVLLIAATFVFLNVVVDATYAMLDPRIRYE from the coding sequence ATGTGGCGCTATCTCCTCAAGCGCGTTCTGCTGGCGATCCCGGTGCTGTTGGGGGTGTCCATCGTCGTCTTCGCGATGGTCCGGTTCATCCCCGGAGACCCGGCGCAGATCATGGCCGGGCAGGCGGCCACGCAGGAGGTCGTCGAGCAGATCCGCGAGTCGCTGGGGTTGGATCAGCCGATCCTGGTGCAGTACGCGTACTTCCTGCGCAACGCGCTGACCGGCGACCTGGGGCGGTCGCTGTTCAGCGGGGTGCCCGTCAGCGAAGAGCTGGGGCAACGCTTCCCGCGCACCGTGCGCCTGGCGCTGGCGAGCATCTTCGTCGCCGCGCTGATCGGCATCCCGGCAGGCATCCTGTCGGCGACCCGCCACCTGTCGTGGGTCGACAGCATCGTCATGATCCTGGCACTGGCGGGAGTCTCGATCCCGGTGTTCTGGCTGGGGCTGAACCTGATCCTGGTCTTCTCCGTCCGGCTGCACTGGATGCCGGCGTTCGGGTACGAGACCTGGCGACACCTCGTCCTGCCCTCGATCACGCTGGGCACGGCGTCGGCGGCGATCATCGCGCGCATGACCCGCTCGGCGATGCTCGAGGTGCTGCGCCAGGACTACGTCCGCACGGCACGCGCGAAGGGTCTGGCCGAGCGCGTGGTCGTCAACCACCACGCGTTGCGCAACGCCCTGATCCCGGTGGTGACCGTCGTCGGCCTGCAGCTGGGGGCACTGCTGTCGGGGGCCGTGCTCACAGAGACGGTGTTCTCCTGGCCGGGCATCGGCAAGCTGCTGGTCGACTCGGTGCTGGCGCGCGACTACCCGATCATCCAGGGCGCGGTCTTGCTGATCGCGGCGACGTTCGTCTTCCTCAACGTCGTTGTCGACGCGACGTACGCGATGCTGGATCCGCGGATTCGGTACGAGTGA
- a CDS encoding ABC transporter permease has protein sequence MATDTVAAPRPLMRARTAGSQVWRRLRRNRGAVLGLWILGLFATCGMFAPLIAPYDPYFSDLEASLAGPSPRHWLGTDELGRDILSRIIFGARLSMVIGAISVAIGVVIGTPIGLFSGYLGGWFDLFWQRLMDIMLAFPGVILAIVLVTILGVGLVNVMIAVGIVSVPVYARLVRGQVLGLKEQEFVDAARALGAGDGRIVFRHILPNTMAVLIVQTTLQVATAILSAAALGFLGLGVQQPTAEWGAMLSTARQYIQLAPHTLVFPGLAIMLTVLGFNLLGDGLRDALDPRMKL, from the coding sequence ATGGCGACCGATACCGTGGCGGCTCCCCGGCCCCTGATGCGGGCGCGTACCGCCGGCAGCCAGGTCTGGCGGCGCCTGCGGCGCAACCGGGGCGCGGTGCTCGGTCTTTGGATCCTGGGGCTGTTCGCGACGTGCGGCATGTTCGCGCCGCTGATCGCCCCCTACGACCCTTACTTCTCGGACCTGGAGGCCAGCCTGGCCGGCCCCAGCCCCCGCCACTGGCTGGGGACGGATGAGCTGGGGCGGGACATCCTCAGCCGCATCATCTTCGGTGCGCGGCTGTCGATGGTGATCGGCGCCATCTCGGTCGCGATCGGGGTCGTGATCGGCACGCCGATCGGGCTGTTCTCCGGGTACCTGGGTGGCTGGTTCGATCTGTTCTGGCAGCGGCTGATGGACATCATGCTCGCGTTTCCGGGGGTGATCCTGGCGATCGTGCTGGTGACGATCCTGGGGGTGGGGCTTGTCAACGTGATGATCGCCGTCGGGATCGTGTCCGTGCCGGTGTACGCGCGCCTGGTGCGCGGGCAGGTGCTGGGCCTCAAGGAGCAGGAGTTCGTCGACGCCGCACGCGCCCTGGGGGCCGGCGACGGGCGCATCGTGTTCCGGCACATCCTGCCCAACACCATGGCCGTGCTGATCGTGCAGACGACCCTGCAGGTCGCCACCGCCATCCTCTCGGCGGCCGCGCTCGGCTTCCTGGGTCTGGGCGTGCAGCAGCCGACCGCGGAGTGGGGCGCGATGCTTTCGACCGCCCGGCAGTACATCCAGCTCGCCCCCCACACCCTGGTTTTCCCCGGGCTGGCGATCATGCTGACGGTGCTGGGCTTCAACCTCCTCGGAGACGGGCTGCGCGACGCGCTGGATCCCCGGATGAAGCTCTGA
- a CDS encoding DUF6278 family protein, with protein MDVAVRYRTYATEHVRAVRRLVGIELDYSPASLEICDRLIDEGWADHTPGKVDAVVNLFGAYLGEVIIRNLGGQWAVDDKFGICVAGIGRIGGRALPLVHAGRRFLQGRQASLSAYYESLAALLERLGG; from the coding sequence GTGGACGTCGCGGTCCGCTACCGCACCTACGCCACCGAGCACGTGCGCGCCGTGCGGCGGCTTGTTGGGATCGAACTCGACTACTCGCCCGCGTCGCTTGAGATCTGCGACCGCCTCATCGACGAAGGATGGGCTGACCACACGCCCGGCAAGGTCGATGCGGTGGTGAACCTCTTCGGTGCCTATCTGGGGGAGGTGATCATCCGCAACCTCGGTGGGCAGTGGGCCGTGGACGACAAGTTCGGGATCTGCGTGGCGGGCATCGGCCGCATCGGCGGCCGCGCGCTGCCCCTCGTGCACGCCGGCCGTCGCTTCCTGCAGGGCCGCCAGGCGTCGCTGTCCGCCTACTACGAATCCCTGGCCGCCCTCCTCGAACGGCTCGGCGGCTGA
- the glnA gene encoding type I glutamate--ammonia ligase, producing MASKTARDVLAEIKEKGIQMVDFRFTDLPGTWQHATIPVSAIDETTFRKGIGFDGSSIRGFKEIQESDMILLPDPDTARVDPFCTVPTMTMICDVLDPELRAPFSRDPRQVAKRAEEYLRETGIADVSYWGPEAEFFVFSDVRYENLPHRAGFAIDSPEGIWNTGNGERNLGYKIRTKEGYFPTPPSDTLMDLRSEMSMFLEQWGIPVEYHHHEVATAGQCEIDMRFATLLHMADNLMCYKYIVKNTARRHGLTATFMPKPLFGDNGSGMHTHQSLWKGDRNLFYAEGQYAELSETALYYIGGLLTHIDALLAFCAPTTNSYRRLVPHYEAPVNVAFSKRNRSAAIRVPMYETGPEGAAAKRVEFRPPDPTCNPYLAFAAMLMAGLDGVRRKIDPVAAGFGPLDKNTYELDPDEAARVRSVPGSLARALEALESDCEFLLEGDVFTRDLIETWIAYKREKELHEVNIRPHPYEFYLYFDV from the coding sequence ATGGCTTCGAAGACCGCACGTGACGTCCTGGCAGAGATCAAGGAAAAGGGCATCCAGATGGTGGACTTCCGGTTCACCGACCTGCCGGGTACCTGGCAGCATGCGACGATCCCGGTCTCGGCGATCGACGAGACGACGTTCCGCAAGGGCATCGGCTTCGACGGCAGCAGCATCCGCGGGTTCAAGGAGATCCAGGAGTCGGACATGATCCTGCTCCCCGACCCCGACACCGCGCGGGTGGACCCGTTCTGCACCGTGCCGACGATGACGATGATCTGCGACGTGCTCGACCCGGAACTGCGCGCGCCGTTCTCGCGTGACCCGCGCCAGGTGGCCAAGCGCGCCGAGGAGTACCTGCGCGAGACGGGTATCGCCGACGTCTCCTACTGGGGCCCCGAGGCGGAGTTCTTCGTGTTCAGCGACGTGCGCTATGAGAACTTGCCGCACCGCGCCGGCTTCGCCATCGACTCGCCGGAGGGCATCTGGAACACGGGGAACGGGGAGCGCAACCTCGGCTACAAGATCCGCACCAAGGAGGGGTATTTCCCGACTCCGCCCAGCGACACGCTTATGGACCTGCGCAGCGAGATGAGCATGTTCCTCGAACAGTGGGGCATCCCCGTCGAGTACCACCACCACGAGGTCGCCACCGCGGGACAGTGCGAGATCGACATGCGGTTCGCCACCCTCCTGCACATGGCCGACAACCTCATGTGCTACAAGTACATCGTCAAGAACACCGCCCGGCGCCACGGGCTGACGGCGACGTTCATGCCCAAGCCGCTGTTCGGCGACAACGGGTCGGGGATGCACACGCACCAGAGCCTGTGGAAGGGCGACCGCAACCTGTTTTACGCCGAAGGCCAGTACGCCGAGCTGAGCGAGACGGCCCTGTACTACATCGGCGGGCTGCTCACGCACATCGACGCGCTGTTGGCGTTCTGCGCCCCGACGACGAACTCCTACCGCCGCCTGGTGCCGCACTACGAGGCGCCCGTCAACGTGGCATTCAGCAAGCGCAACCGCAGCGCGGCGATCCGGGTCCCGATGTACGAGACCGGTCCCGAGGGGGCCGCGGCCAAGCGCGTGGAGTTCCGGCCGCCCGATCCGACGTGCAACCCTTACCTGGCGTTCGCGGCGATGCTCATGGCGGGGCTGGACGGCGTGCGCCGCAAGATCGACCCGGTGGCGGCCGGGTTCGGCCCCCTGGACAAGAACACCTACGAGCTGGACCCCGATGAGGCAGCGCGCGTGCGCAGCGTGCCCGGGTCGCTGGCGCGCGCGCTGGAGGCACTGGAGAGCGACTGCGAGTTCCTGCTGGAAGGCGACGTCTTCACGCGCGACCTGATCGAAACCTGGATCGCGTACAAGCGGGAGAAGGAACTGCACGAGGTCAACATCCGGCCGCACCCGTACGAGTTCTACCTGTACTTCGACGTCTGA
- a CDS encoding IclR family transcriptional regulator, whose product MRGAQLLERALKILDMFTPERPAWLVSEISHATGLSRPTVYRILRALQVYGYVRRDPVTSRFRLGSGALALGRRALESIELRQVAYPVMRRLQEATGETVLLTVVSEDGTESVCVERLESPQRLRLILEVGRRVPLHAGASSKVLLAFMRPEQVRRVVALRGLPRLNKNTITEPDALEQELAEIRRRGYALSFEETNQGAAGIAAPVFDVAGQLAGGLGIAGPLIRFGDEALTHLIPLVCRHADEITRALGGQRAATPLGASR is encoded by the coding sequence ATGCGCGGGGCACAACTTTTAGAGCGGGCGCTGAAGATCCTGGACATGTTCACGCCTGAACGGCCGGCCTGGCTGGTCAGCGAGATCAGTCACGCTACGGGGCTGTCGCGTCCGACGGTTTACCGAATCCTGCGAGCACTCCAGGTGTACGGCTATGTCCGTCGGGACCCGGTGACCAGTCGCTTCCGACTCGGTTCAGGTGCGTTGGCGCTGGGGCGGAGAGCCTTGGAAAGCATTGAGCTGAGGCAGGTAGCCTACCCCGTGATGCGCAGGTTGCAGGAGGCTACGGGGGAGACGGTGCTGCTCACGGTCGTCAGCGAGGACGGAACGGAGAGCGTGTGCGTGGAACGGTTGGAGAGCCCTCAACGTCTGCGCCTCATTCTCGAGGTGGGTCGCAGGGTCCCCCTTCACGCGGGTGCCTCCAGCAAGGTCCTCCTCGCTTTTATGCGGCCCGAGCAGGTGCGGAGGGTGGTCGCGCTGCGCGGATTGCCGCGCCTGAACAAGAACACAATCACGGAACCAGACGCATTGGAGCAGGAGCTCGCGGAAATCCGGCGCCGTGGGTACGCGCTGAGCTTCGAGGAGACGAACCAGGGCGCGGCGGGGATAGCGGCGCCGGTGTTCGATGTCGCAGGACAACTTGCGGGTGGGCTCGGGATCGCCGGCCCCCTGATCCGCTTCGGGGACGAGGCACTGACACACTTGATCCCATTGGTGTGCAGGCACGCGGACGAGATCACGCGGGCGCTGGGAGGGCAGCGAGCAGCGACGCCCCTTGGGGCATCGCGCTAA
- a CDS encoding glutamate-1-semialdehyde 2,1-aminomutase, whose product MTTELETWQAKMAQSAALAERARRVLPDGVSSPVRGGRTFEPHPFYTARAEGAYLYDEDRNRYVDTVMAFGPVILGHAHPEVTQAVQDQAACGLIYGTCNALEVEVAEAVRQMIPTAEMVRFTPSGTEATMHALRLARGFTGKPKILKFEGHYHGNHDAVLVSVNPPLDVVGSERAPVRVPVGSGIPEEHYTHTLVAAWNDLEEAERWIRRHRHELAAVITEPVMANKGFIAPAPGYLQALERICRENDVLFVLDEVITGFRMAPGGAQEVYGLRPDLSTFAKAMANGAPVGAFVGRREIMALLEGGRVRHAGTYNASPLCLAAAKATLDVLRRGEGEVYQTLNRLGTRLQDGLREVATRLAVPVLVQGEGSMMQLYVTRLTQVRTYREAAATRRDLFREFAHRMILRGVFVHPDNYEHWFLSAAHTDREVDAILQAAEDTLREMKGEGLFAAV is encoded by the coding sequence GTGACCACGGAGCTGGAAACCTGGCAAGCAAAGATGGCCCAGTCGGCTGCGCTTGCGGAGCGGGCCCGACGGGTTCTTCCCGATGGGGTCTCGTCGCCCGTGCGGGGCGGGCGGACCTTCGAACCGCACCCCTTTTACACAGCCCGCGCGGAGGGTGCCTATCTCTACGACGAAGACAGGAACCGTTACGTGGACACCGTTATGGCGTTCGGGCCTGTCATTTTGGGCCATGCACACCCCGAGGTGACCCAGGCGGTCCAGGACCAGGCAGCTTGCGGGTTGATCTACGGGACCTGCAACGCGCTCGAGGTGGAGGTGGCGGAGGCCGTCCGCCAGATGATCCCCACTGCGGAGATGGTACGGTTCACACCGTCTGGCACCGAGGCCACCATGCACGCGCTGCGGCTGGCCCGCGGCTTCACCGGTAAGCCGAAGATCCTAAAGTTCGAGGGTCACTACCACGGCAACCACGACGCCGTGCTGGTGAGCGTGAACCCTCCCCTGGACGTGGTGGGCTCGGAGAGAGCCCCTGTGCGGGTGCCTGTGGGGTCGGGCATCCCGGAGGAGCACTACACCCACACTCTGGTGGCAGCGTGGAACGACCTGGAAGAGGCCGAGCGCTGGATCCGGCGGCACCGGCACGAGCTCGCCGCGGTGATCACGGAGCCGGTGATGGCCAACAAGGGTTTCATCGCGCCTGCCCCCGGATACCTGCAGGCGCTGGAGCGGATCTGCCGAGAGAACGACGTGTTGTTCGTCCTGGACGAGGTGATTACCGGCTTCCGCATGGCTCCGGGCGGCGCGCAGGAGGTGTACGGTCTGCGCCCGGATCTGTCCACCTTTGCCAAGGCCATGGCGAATGGCGCGCCCGTCGGTGCCTTCGTGGGACGGAGGGAGATCATGGCGCTTCTGGAGGGTGGGCGGGTGCGGCACGCGGGCACCTACAACGCGAGCCCTCTCTGCCTGGCCGCGGCTAAAGCCACCCTGGACGTATTGCGGCGCGGCGAGGGCGAAGTGTACCAGACGTTGAACCGGCTGGGGACGCGTCTACAAGATGGCTTGCGCGAGGTGGCGACGCGACTGGCGGTGCCCGTGCTCGTGCAGGGAGAAGGCTCCATGATGCAGCTGTACGTGACCCGTCTGACGCAGGTCCGCACGTACCGGGAGGCAGCCGCCACCCGACGTGACCTGTTTAGGGAGTTTGCACACCGCATGATCCTTCGGGGCGTGTTCGTGCATCCAGACAACTACGAGCACTGGTTCCTGTCGGCGGCTCATACGGACCGTGAGGTGGATGCGATTCTGCAGGCCGCGGAGGACACCCTGCGGGAGATGAAGGGTGAAGGTTTGTTCGCCGCTGTTTAG
- a CDS encoding DUF6282 family protein produces MDRPDLDLLRDAIDMHAHTHPALFRRPLDDADLARAALQYGMRGFVLKDHDSMTVGRAYYVNKMFDGIQAFGAIVLNRSVGGLNPHVVQAAIHYGAKVVWMPSNHSKWHAEYFQTSDYPQLGRPRKQLSGPGITVLDEEGQLKPEVLTILDLVAEADVCLATGHLSPQETRLLLEEALRRGVRKFLVTHANWALTRYDLDAQREFVRKGAFLEYVAVSCVSPIFYEQKPAELAVWIKELGGQNLLLSSDLGQLSGPPHPEGLRMLVAALLDEGVPFDVLARMTRDNPARLLNLEPR; encoded by the coding sequence ATGGATCGACCGGACCTGGACCTGCTGCGGGACGCCATCGACATGCACGCGCACACGCATCCTGCCCTGTTCCGAAGGCCCCTGGACGACGCGGACCTCGCACGCGCGGCGCTGCAGTACGGCATGCGGGGGTTCGTGCTGAAGGACCACGACTCCATGACCGTGGGTCGTGCTTACTACGTGAACAAGATGTTTGACGGAATCCAGGCCTTCGGGGCGATCGTGCTCAACCGGTCCGTGGGCGGACTCAACCCGCACGTCGTGCAGGCCGCCATCCACTACGGAGCCAAGGTCGTCTGGATGCCCAGCAACCACTCCAAGTGGCACGCGGAGTACTTCCAGACCTCTGACTACCCACAGCTGGGTCGGCCCCGGAAGCAGCTCTCAGGTCCCGGAATCACGGTGTTGGACGAGGAAGGCCAGTTGAAGCCCGAAGTCCTTACGATCCTGGATCTGGTGGCTGAGGCGGACGTGTGCCTGGCCACGGGTCATCTGAGTCCCCAGGAGACGCGTCTGCTGCTGGAAGAAGCCCTCCGAAGGGGCGTCCGAAAGTTTCTGGTGACTCACGCAAACTGGGCCCTCACTCGCTACGACCTGGACGCCCAGCGGGAGTTTGTGCGCAAGGGCGCGTTTCTCGAGTACGTTGCGGTGTCGTGTGTGTCGCCCATCTTCTACGAACAGAAACCGGCAGAGCTCGCCGTATGGATCAAGGAACTCGGGGGCCAGAACCTGCTGCTGAGCTCGGATCTCGGGCAGCTGTCGGGTCCACCGCACCCCGAGGGCTTGCGAATGTTGGTGGCGGCGCTGCTGGACGAAGGCGTACCGTTCGACGTCCTCGCACGCATGACGCGGGACAACCCGGCGCGGCTGCTGAACCTCGAGCCCCGGTGA
- a CDS encoding SDR family NAD(P)-dependent oxidoreductase yields MKLEGRVCIVTGGAKGMGGAISAALAREGAHVVIAGRDREALQAHAGRIRAAFPERQVLPVRVDVTDEASVQAMARTCVDAFGRIDVLVTAHGVIGPIETPLHEISSEDWHYVLNSNLYGVFLCCKAVVPVMMAQRYGKIINVGGTSGLRGYRYRAAYSSSKWAIRGLTRTLALEVGPHNVNVNVLVPGVVEGDRMTIIVREKARKQGRAAGEVYEEYVREMALRRFSTSEDIAAAAVFLASDDSRQITGQEIVVDGGWDV; encoded by the coding sequence ATGAAGCTGGAGGGCCGTGTGTGCATCGTGACGGGAGGTGCCAAGGGGATGGGGGGCGCCATCTCCGCGGCTTTGGCACGGGAGGGTGCGCACGTGGTGATCGCAGGCCGGGACCGCGAGGCTCTGCAGGCGCACGCCGGTCGAATCCGCGCGGCCTTCCCCGAGCGCCAGGTGCTGCCGGTCAGGGTGGACGTGACGGACGAAGCGTCCGTGCAGGCGATGGCCCGGACGTGTGTGGATGCGTTCGGACGGATTGATGTCCTGGTGACCGCGCATGGGGTGATTGGGCCGATCGAGACGCCACTCCATGAAATCTCGTCGGAGGACTGGCACTACGTTTTGAACAGCAACCTGTACGGCGTCTTTCTGTGCTGCAAGGCGGTGGTTCCCGTCATGATGGCACAGCGCTACGGCAAGATCATCAACGTCGGTGGCACTTCCGGTTTGCGGGGCTACCGCTATCGGGCCGCGTACTCGTCGTCGAAGTGGGCGATCCGGGGTCTCACACGAACCCTTGCGCTCGAAGTGGGCCCACACAACGTGAACGTCAACGTCCTCGTGCCCGGGGTAGTGGAGGGAGATCGAATGACCATCATCGTCCGGGAAAAGGCACGCAAACAGGGCCGGGCCGCCGGGGAGGTGTACGAGGAATACGTTCGTGAGATGGCGCTGCGACGGTTCTCCACATCGGAGGACATCGCCGCGGCCGCGGTCTTTCTGGCGTCCGACGACAGCCGCCAGATCACCGGTCAGGAGATTGTGGTGGACGGAGGCTGGGACGTCTGA